The following are encoded in a window of Saccharothrix longispora genomic DNA:
- a CDS encoding peptidoglycan recognition protein family protein — protein MTRRRTFLTGLAGAGALAGLAALPASAAASPVLPIRSCADWGARPPSAPTTTVHVRPVRILIHHTASANSTDFSQAHAYEHAHWIQDLHMDTNGWLDSGQHFTNSRGGFLMEGRRGSLAALRAGDRVVEGAHCPGQNTAAIGIENEGTYLTVEPPRTQWDSLVSFCVYTCEQYGIAPDQIHGHRDYRDTLCPGDRLYALLPRLRSEVAAVLA, from the coding sequence ATGACGCGACGCCGAACGTTCCTGACCGGTCTCGCCGGCGCGGGTGCGCTCGCGGGCCTGGCCGCGCTGCCCGCGAGCGCGGCCGCGTCGCCCGTCCTGCCGATCCGCAGCTGTGCCGACTGGGGCGCCCGGCCGCCCTCCGCGCCGACGACCACCGTCCACGTGCGCCCCGTCCGCATCCTGATCCACCACACCGCCTCGGCGAACTCCACCGACTTCTCCCAGGCGCACGCCTACGAGCACGCCCACTGGATCCAGGACCTGCACATGGACACCAACGGCTGGCTCGACTCCGGCCAGCACTTCACCAACAGCCGCGGCGGGTTCCTGATGGAGGGCAGGCGCGGCAGCCTGGCGGCGCTGCGCGCGGGCGACCGCGTCGTCGAGGGCGCGCACTGCCCCGGCCAGAACACCGCCGCCATCGGCATCGAGAACGAGGGCACCTACCTCACCGTCGAACCGCCGCGCACCCAGTGGGACTCCCTGGTGTCCTTCTGCGTCTACACGTGCGAGCAGTACGGGATCGCCCCCGATCAGATCCACGGCCACCGCGACTACCGCGACACCCTGTGCCCGGGTGACCGGCTCTACGCGCTCCTGCCCCGACTGCGCTCGGAAGTCGCGGCGGTGCTGGCCTGA
- a CDS encoding response regulator, which translates to MIKVMLADDEDLVRSGLRMILSSAGDIEVVAECDDGHLVADLARRHRPHVVLLDIRMRSSDGLVALRRLRDLPDPPRIAMLTTFDVDEYVSEALRLGASGFLLKDTEPEQLVKAVRDLAVGGAVLDPGVAARVLAAVADGERAAEPARRLLASLSEREREVLVLIGQGMSNAEIGGTLHLSEATVKGYVSSVLGKIGAVNRVQAALVAFRGGLIA; encoded by the coding sequence GTGATCAAGGTGATGCTGGCCGACGACGAAGACCTCGTCCGGTCCGGCCTCCGCATGATCCTCAGCAGCGCCGGCGACATCGAGGTCGTGGCCGAGTGCGACGACGGGCACCTGGTGGCCGACCTGGCGCGCCGGCACCGCCCGCACGTCGTGCTGCTGGACATCCGGATGCGGTCCTCCGACGGGCTCGTGGCGCTGCGCAGGCTGCGCGACCTGCCCGACCCGCCGAGGATCGCCATGCTCACCACGTTCGACGTGGACGAGTACGTCTCCGAGGCGCTGAGGCTGGGCGCGTCGGGCTTCCTGCTCAAGGACACCGAACCGGAGCAGCTGGTCAAGGCGGTGCGCGACCTCGCGGTCGGCGGCGCCGTGCTCGACCCGGGCGTGGCGGCCCGCGTGCTGGCCGCCGTCGCCGACGGCGAACGGGCCGCCGAGCCCGCGCGCCGGCTGCTCGCCTCGCTGTCCGAGCGCGAGCGCGAGGTGCTGGTCCTCATCGGACAGGGCATGTCGAACGCCGAGATCGGCGGCACCCTGCACCTGTCCGAGGCGACCGTCAAGGGCTACGTGTCGTCCGTGCTGGGCAAGATCGGCGCGGTCAACCGGGTGCAGGCGGCGCTGGTCGCCTTCCGCGGCGGGCTGATCGCCTAG
- a CDS encoding GGDEF domain-containing protein, which yields MEQRDPLVAGQVPQHDLEVKALLNAGRLQEANSLFDQLVSRTPPGADRWVRSFVLVNRAKLAWRLGRIPLALELAAEGWTDLDGEQGDNPAAAQAMHALAYLLEGIGNRRAAVDMMRMSVAVARRAGVPEVLGQCLQGLGGTLNFRAISSPPELAPAIFEEARRCLREGLELTGDPQSKRALLGAYSRSLAGVGELEEAEEHARETLRQSREADDKWAAAVSNWVLAVVRREQDDLVEARTLASRAVAASEAINDPSLLLRFSLDLADICARMGDHVGEAAALRCSVAAGRTATETLQEGLGQALEQRRVAVQAQRLAVAAQEAAARDPLTGLANRLGLERAASGLLEGTAGQGRVPWLVLVDVDRFKGVNDDAGHAAGDATLREIAQLLRRECRAADLVARWAGDEFVVLLGDAGGGARDAGPAVAERIRAAVDGHDWTVVLGSARRPTVSIGVAAGPAKLDQLFAAADMALYRAKRQGRNRVEVEPRVGVQEDARPRV from the coding sequence GTGGAGCAGCGAGATCCGCTGGTAGCGGGGCAGGTGCCGCAGCACGACCTCGAGGTCAAGGCGTTGCTGAACGCTGGCCGCCTCCAGGAGGCCAACAGCCTGTTCGACCAGCTCGTGAGCCGGACGCCACCGGGCGCCGACCGCTGGGTCCGCTCGTTCGTGCTGGTGAACCGGGCCAAGCTGGCGTGGCGGCTGGGCCGCATCCCGCTGGCCCTGGAACTGGCCGCCGAGGGTTGGACCGACCTGGACGGCGAGCAGGGCGACAACCCGGCCGCCGCCCAGGCCATGCACGCGCTGGCCTACCTGCTGGAGGGCATCGGCAACCGGCGGGCCGCGGTGGACATGATGCGGATGTCGGTGGCGGTGGCCCGGCGGGCGGGCGTGCCCGAGGTGCTCGGCCAGTGCCTCCAGGGGCTCGGCGGCACGCTGAACTTCCGCGCGATCTCGTCACCGCCCGAGCTGGCGCCCGCCATCTTCGAGGAGGCCCGCCGGTGCCTCCGGGAGGGCCTGGAGCTGACCGGGGACCCCCAGTCGAAGCGCGCCCTGCTCGGCGCGTACAGCCGCTCGCTGGCCGGGGTCGGCGAGCTGGAGGAGGCCGAGGAGCACGCCCGCGAGACGCTGCGGCAGTCCCGCGAGGCCGACGACAAGTGGGCGGCGGCGGTGTCCAACTGGGTGCTGGCCGTCGTGCGCCGCGAGCAGGACGACCTGGTGGAGGCCCGCACGCTGGCCAGCCGGGCCGTCGCCGCGTCGGAGGCCATCAACGACCCGTCGCTGCTGCTGCGCTTCTCGCTGGACCTCGCCGACATCTGCGCCCGCATGGGCGACCACGTGGGCGAGGCGGCGGCGCTGCGCTGCTCGGTCGCGGCGGGCAGGACCGCGACCGAGACGTTGCAGGAGGGCCTGGGCCAGGCGCTGGAGCAGCGCCGGGTGGCCGTGCAGGCGCAGCGGTTGGCGGTGGCGGCGCAGGAGGCCGCGGCCCGCGACCCGCTGACCGGTCTGGCGAACCGCCTCGGCCTGGAGCGGGCGGCGTCCGGGCTGCTGGAGGGCACGGCCGGCCAGGGTCGGGTGCCGTGGCTCGTGCTGGTCGACGTGGACCGGTTCAAGGGCGTGAACGACGACGCCGGTCACGCGGCGGGCGACGCGACGCTGCGCGAGATCGCCCAGCTGCTGCGCCGCGAGTGCCGCGCCGCGGACCTGGTGGCCCGGTGGGCGGGCGACGAGTTCGTGGTGCTGCTCGGCGACGCGGGCGGCGGCGCGCGCGACGCGGGGCCGGCGGTGGCCGAGCGCATCCGCGCCGCGGTCGACGGCCACGACTGGACCGTGGTGCTCGGCTCGGCCCGGCGCCCCACCGTGAGCATCGGCGTGGCGGCCGGGCCGGCCAAGCTGGACCAGCTGTTCGCGGCGGCGGACATGGCGCTGTACCGCGCCAAGCGCCAGGGCCGCAACCGGGTCGAGGTGGAACCCCGCGTGGGGGTCCAGGAGGACGCCCGGCCGCGGGTCTAG
- the bluB gene encoding 5,6-dimethylbenzimidazole synthase, giving the protein MSFYDVAHRRRDTRGEFTGAPIPPEVLRRVLSAAHAAPSVGLSQPWDFILVRDEHTRRAFRDHVQAERSVFAAELDAERAEVFSRIKVEGILESTLGVVVTYDPDRGSPAVLGRHAIADAGLYSVCLAIQNLWLAATAEGLGVGWVSFYREDELRRLLDVPQPVRPVAWLCVGPVAALPDTPDLERHGWRNRMPLEEVLHEERYTRRSGR; this is encoded by the coding sequence ATGAGCTTCTACGACGTCGCGCACCGCCGGAGGGACACCAGGGGCGAGTTCACCGGCGCCCCCATCCCGCCCGAGGTGCTCCGCCGGGTGCTCTCCGCCGCGCACGCCGCGCCCAGCGTGGGCCTGTCCCAGCCGTGGGACTTCATCCTGGTGCGCGACGAGCACACCCGCCGGGCCTTCCGCGACCACGTGCAGGCCGAGCGCAGCGTGTTCGCCGCCGAGCTGGACGCCGAGCGCGCCGAGGTGTTCTCGCGCATCAAGGTGGAGGGCATCCTGGAGTCGACGCTCGGCGTGGTCGTCACCTACGACCCGGACCGCGGCTCGCCCGCCGTCCTCGGCAGGCACGCCATCGCCGACGCGGGGCTGTACTCGGTGTGCCTGGCCATCCAGAACCTGTGGCTCGCGGCGACCGCCGAGGGGCTGGGCGTGGGCTGGGTGAGCTTCTACCGCGAGGACGAGCTGCGCAGGCTGCTCGACGTGCCGCAGCCGGTGCGGCCGGTGGCGTGGCTGTGCGTCGGACCGGTCGCGGCGCTGCCCGACACCCCCGACCTGGAGCGGCACGGCTGGCGCAACCGGATGCCCTTGGAGGAAGTCCTGCACGAGGAGCGGTACACGCGGCGTTCCGGCCGGTAG
- a CDS encoding histidine phosphatase family protein, with translation MRIILLRHGQSLGNVDESAYCRIPDHALPLTPVGEREARDAGPRVKRLLAGAPVAVYVSPYVRTRATLRNLALGDQAERVVAEPRLREQDWGNLQDPVQQEVLKHQRHAFGHFFFRLPNGESGADVDDRLAAFLTDLETRMGAPEHPETALVVSHGLTIRLLCRRLFGWSIELFESLSNPNTCEERVLWHDGAAWRLDRPFEQWRTSPDGETQT, from the coding sequence GTGCGGATCATCCTGCTGCGGCACGGCCAGAGCCTGGGCAACGTCGACGAGTCGGCCTACTGCCGCATCCCCGACCACGCCCTGCCGCTGACCCCGGTCGGCGAGCGGGAGGCCCGCGACGCGGGGCCCAGGGTCAAGCGGCTGCTCGCCGGCGCACCGGTCGCGGTGTACGTGAGCCCGTACGTGCGGACCCGGGCCACGCTGCGCAACCTCGCGCTGGGCGACCAGGCCGAGCGCGTGGTCGCCGAGCCCCGGCTGCGCGAGCAGGACTGGGGCAACCTCCAGGACCCCGTGCAGCAGGAGGTGCTCAAGCACCAGCGGCACGCGTTCGGGCACTTCTTCTTCCGGCTGCCCAACGGCGAGTCGGGCGCGGACGTGGACGACCGGCTGGCCGCGTTCCTCACCGACCTGGAGACCCGGATGGGCGCGCCGGAGCACCCGGAGACCGCCCTGGTCGTGTCGCACGGCCTGACGATCCGGCTGCTGTGCCGCCGCCTGTTCGGGTGGAGCATCGAGCTGTTCGAGTCGCTGTCGAACCCGAACACGTGCGAGGAGCGCGTCCTGTGGCACGACGGCGCGGCGTGGCGGCTCGACCGGCCGTTCGAGCAGTGGCGCACCTCCCCCGACGGGGAGACGCAAACCTGA
- a CDS encoding EthD family reductase, with product MIKYIALYRKPADPDAFDEAYFASHLPVVDRTPGLLRTEVAKVADVYHPGFLGETEPHIVAEMYFESAEAMKTAFRSPEWQSAGANLTEIGGVELVAMFAAEVVQR from the coding sequence ATGATCAAGTACATCGCGCTGTACCGGAAGCCCGCCGATCCCGACGCCTTCGACGAGGCGTACTTCGCGTCCCACCTGCCGGTCGTGGACCGCACCCCGGGCCTGCTGCGCACCGAGGTCGCCAAGGTCGCCGACGTCTACCACCCGGGCTTCCTCGGCGAGACCGAGCCGCACATCGTCGCCGAGATGTACTTCGAGTCCGCCGAGGCCATGAAGACCGCGTTCCGCTCGCCCGAGTGGCAGAGCGCCGGGGCGAACCTGACGGAGATCGGCGGCGTCGAACTGGTCGCCATGTTCGCCGCGGAGGTCGTGCAGCGATGA
- a CDS encoding 3-hydroxyacyl-CoA dehydrogenase family protein encodes MITVVIGGGTMGAGIAHLLLAGGHEVVLLDAADRLDAARGAVAKSLAKAAERGKLTAAPDELLARLAVVDRLDPTPAGLVVEAVPEDLDLKRRVLATAADACPDAVLASNTSSLSIGALAEGLPGDRVLGMHFFNPVPVQQLVELVRHDGVAPEVVAKARRWAEELGKTVIEVRDAPGFATSRLGVAVGMEAIRMLEEGVASAEDIDTGMRLGYGWPMGPLRLTDLVGLDVRLAIAEHLAAELGPRFAPPDLLRAKVAEGHLGRKTGQGFFTW; translated from the coding sequence ATGATCACCGTGGTGATCGGCGGCGGCACGATGGGCGCCGGCATCGCGCACCTGCTCCTCGCCGGCGGCCACGAGGTCGTCCTCCTCGACGCCGCCGACCGGCTCGACGCCGCCCGCGGGGCCGTGGCGAAGTCCCTGGCCAAGGCCGCCGAGCGCGGCAAGCTCACCGCCGCGCCGGACGAGCTGCTGGCCCGCCTCGCCGTCGTCGACCGCCTCGACCCGACCCCGGCCGGGCTGGTCGTCGAGGCCGTTCCCGAGGACCTCGACCTGAAGCGCCGGGTCCTGGCCACCGCCGCGGACGCGTGCCCCGACGCCGTGCTGGCCTCCAACACCTCCTCCCTGTCGATCGGCGCGCTCGCCGAGGGCCTGCCCGGCGACCGCGTCCTCGGCATGCACTTCTTCAACCCCGTCCCGGTCCAGCAGCTCGTCGAGCTGGTCCGGCACGACGGCGTCGCGCCCGAGGTGGTGGCGAAGGCCCGCCGCTGGGCCGAGGAGCTGGGCAAGACCGTGATCGAGGTGCGCGACGCCCCCGGCTTCGCCACCTCCCGGCTCGGCGTGGCGGTCGGCATGGAGGCCATCCGCATGCTGGAGGAGGGCGTGGCGAGCGCCGAGGACATCGACACCGGCATGCGCCTGGGCTACGGCTGGCCGATGGGCCCGCTGCGGCTCACCGACCTCGTCGGCCTGGACGTGCGGCTGGCCATCGCCGAGCACCTGGCCGCCGAGCTGGGCCCGCGCTTCGCGCCGCCGGACCTGCTGCGCGCCAAGGTCGCCGAGGGGCACCTGGGCCGCAAGACCGGCCAGGGCTTCTTCACCTGGTAG
- a CDS encoding GNAT family N-acetyltransferase: MPIRALTERDADAATRLRRTALGRPGRPVPGPGARGLVAELDGDLAAVLTIGDFHQFWGGRTVPMGGVGAVAVDPRARGRGVTGALLDAALRDLREHGQPLAALYAPTPAPYRSRGWERAGVLEWLDLSSDQVPAGPRLPARAVREDDLPALHACYADLASTVNGLVDRAPPAVAVRDVLDLDVASVLPGHDGEVRGYLTAERTRHGLRVLDLVARDATALAGLLGGLRDSVGPADRIALRVVDPAVTGLLTGQGVEVAVTASHWMLRVVDLPAAVAARGWPAAEGLRDTTVDLDVVDEHAPWHAGRQRLVVEGGAVRVEPGGTGAVTVHARALGPWFAGTQDGHALRRAGLLDGDARLLDRLVGAPGVPRLADFF, from the coding sequence GTGCCGATCCGAGCGCTGACCGAGCGGGACGCCGACGCCGCGACCCGGTTGCGCCGGACCGCCCTCGGCCGTCCCGGGCGGCCCGTCCCGGGCCCCGGCGCGCGGGGCCTGGTCGCCGAGCTGGACGGCGACCTCGCGGCCGTGCTCACGATCGGGGACTTCCACCAGTTCTGGGGCGGGCGGACCGTGCCGATGGGCGGCGTCGGCGCGGTGGCCGTCGACCCGCGGGCGCGCGGCCGGGGCGTGACGGGCGCCCTGCTCGACGCGGCACTGCGCGACCTGCGCGAGCACGGGCAGCCGCTGGCCGCGCTGTACGCGCCCACGCCCGCGCCGTACCGGTCGCGCGGCTGGGAGCGGGCCGGCGTCCTGGAGTGGCTCGACCTGTCGTCCGACCAGGTCCCCGCCGGGCCCCGGCTGCCCGCCCGCGCCGTCCGCGAGGACGACCTGCCCGCGCTGCACGCCTGCTACGCCGACCTCGCGTCCACGGTGAACGGCCTCGTCGACCGCGCCCCGCCCGCCGTCGCGGTGCGGGACGTGCTCGACCTCGACGTCGCCTCGGTGCTGCCCGGCCACGACGGCGAGGTCCGCGGCTACCTCACCGCCGAGCGCACCCGGCACGGGCTGCGGGTGCTCGACCTGGTCGCCCGGGACGCCACCGCCCTGGCGGGCCTGCTGGGCGGGCTGCGCGACAGCGTCGGCCCGGCCGACCGGATCGCGCTGCGGGTGGTCGACCCGGCCGTCACCGGCCTGCTCACCGGGCAGGGCGTGGAGGTCGCCGTGACCGCCTCGCACTGGATGCTGCGCGTGGTGGACCTGCCCGCCGCCGTCGCCGCCCGCGGCTGGCCCGCCGCCGAGGGACTGCGCGACACCACCGTCGACCTGGACGTCGTCGACGAGCACGCCCCGTGGCACGCCGGCCGGCAGCGGCTCGTGGTCGAGGGCGGCGCGGTGCGCGTGGAGCCCGGCGGCACGGGCGCGGTCACCGTGCACGCCCGCGCGCTCGGCCCGTGGTTCGCCGGTACGCAGGACGGCCACGCCCTGCGCCGCGCCGGCCTGCTCGACGGCGACGCCCGCCTCCTCGATCGGCTGGTCGGCGCACCCGGCGTGCCGCGCCTGGCGGATTTCTTCTAG
- a CDS encoding trimeric intracellular cation channel family protein: protein MLLAALELVGIAAFAASGALAAVRARLDVFGVTVLALTTALGGGIIRDVLLGVHPVTALVTWPWLAVAGVTGLVVFLFHPTVARLRRSVLLLDALGLGLFVTAGTTTALDLGAPPYAACLVGMTTGIGGGALRDVLLREIPLVLRREIYAVAALAGAVVVAAGDAAGLPAALVALVGSAIVVGVRLVALWRRWDAPVPREGGTPKLDG from the coding sequence GTGCTGCTCGCCGCGCTGGAACTTGTCGGGATCGCCGCGTTCGCCGCCTCCGGGGCGCTCGCCGCGGTGCGCGCCCGGCTGGACGTGTTCGGCGTGACCGTCCTCGCCCTCACCACGGCGCTGGGCGGCGGCATCATCCGCGACGTGCTGCTCGGCGTGCACCCGGTCACGGCCCTGGTGACGTGGCCCTGGCTGGCCGTCGCCGGCGTCACCGGACTGGTGGTCTTCCTGTTTCACCCGACCGTGGCGAGGCTGCGGAGGTCCGTGCTGCTGCTCGACGCGCTCGGCCTCGGCCTGTTCGTCACGGCGGGCACCACGACCGCCCTCGACCTGGGCGCCCCGCCGTACGCGGCGTGCCTGGTCGGCATGACCACCGGCATCGGCGGCGGCGCGCTGCGCGACGTGTTGCTCCGGGAGATCCCGCTGGTCCTGCGGCGCGAGATCTACGCGGTGGCCGCGCTGGCCGGGGCCGTGGTGGTGGCGGCGGGCGACGCGGCGGGCCTGCCGGCGGCGCTCGTGGCGCTGGTCGGTTCGGCGATCGTCGTGGGCGTGCGGCTCGTCGCGCTGTGGCGGCGCTGGGACGCGCCGGTGCCACGGGAGGGTGGTACCCCGAAACTTGACGGGTAG
- a CDS encoding response regulator transcription factor — translation MRILVVDDDRAVRESLRRSLQFNGYQVDLAGDGRQALESVVSQRPDAMVLDVMMPRLDGLEVCRRLRSTGDDLPILVLTARDAVSDRVSGLDAGADDYLPKPFALEELLARLRALLRRATTDTTREPAGAVLRFADLELDPGTRDVRRGERPISLTRTEFALLELFLSHPRQVLTRGRILEDVWGYDFPTSGNALEVYVGYLRRKTEAEGEPRLLHTVRGVGYVLRETPP, via the coding sequence ATGCGCATCCTCGTTGTCGACGACGACAGGGCCGTGCGTGAGTCGCTACGCCGCTCACTGCAGTTCAACGGCTACCAGGTGGACCTGGCCGGCGACGGCCGGCAAGCCCTCGAATCCGTCGTCTCCCAGCGCCCGGACGCCATGGTGCTGGACGTGATGATGCCCCGGTTGGACGGGCTGGAGGTCTGCCGCAGGCTGCGCAGCACCGGTGACGACCTGCCGATCCTCGTGCTGACCGCGCGCGACGCGGTGTCCGACCGGGTGTCCGGGCTGGACGCGGGCGCGGACGACTACCTGCCCAAGCCCTTCGCGCTGGAGGAGCTGCTGGCCCGGCTGCGGGCGCTGCTGCGGCGGGCCACCACCGACACCACCCGGGAGCCCGCGGGCGCCGTGCTGCGGTTCGCCGACCTGGAGCTCGACCCCGGCACCCGGGACGTGCGGCGCGGCGAGCGGCCCATCAGCCTGACCCGCACCGAGTTCGCCCTGCTGGAGCTGTTCCTGTCGCACCCCAGGCAGGTGCTGACGCGGGGCCGCATCCTGGAGGACGTCTGGGGCTACGACTTCCCGACCTCGGGCAACGCCCTGGAGGTCTACGTCGGCTACCTCCGTCGCAAGACCGAGGCCGAGGGCGAGCCCCGGCTGCTGCACACGGTCCGCGGCGTCGGCTACGTGCTGCGGGAGACCCCTCCGTGA
- a CDS encoding sensor histidine kinase — protein sequence MVEAANGRLQRVSLHARVTLLAAFCVAGVVAVVSLGAYMTVSSNLHSQMEENLRQRAQAAVTAPKVNNDVAEIPGAFLAAGDIRIGVLDTDTGKISYPKGAVAPPIQPADFDVARGLSTENFWTDTRTGFQVLTLPYGDGQAMVIAQSMKGLNTTLGKLSVVLFVISGLGVLVAAAAGTAVARTGLRPVQRLTEATERVANTGDLRPIPVSGDDELALLSQRFNSMLGALAESQERQRRLVADAGHELRTPLTSMRTNLELLLASERPGAPTLSDEDKAEINADVRAQLDELTQLIGDLVELAREDAPQFVHEPVDLVEVVERALDRAKRRATGDVDFRVRLQPWTLLGDSSALERAVMNLLDNAVKFSPPGGVVRLDLAQLGDGSAVIEVADSGTGIADADLPHVFERFYRSQEARTLPGSGLGLAIVKQVAERHGGAAYAGRAPEGGALFTLRLPGRPAPLPAPNPVSPSSNPG from the coding sequence ATGGTGGAGGCCGCGAACGGGCGCCTCCAGCGGGTCTCGCTGCACGCCCGCGTCACCCTGCTCGCGGCGTTCTGCGTCGCGGGCGTCGTGGCGGTGGTGTCGCTCGGCGCGTACATGACGGTGAGCAGCAACCTGCACAGCCAGATGGAGGAGAACCTCCGGCAGCGCGCGCAGGCCGCGGTGACCGCGCCCAAGGTGAACAACGACGTCGCCGAGATCCCCGGCGCGTTCCTGGCGGCGGGCGACATCCGGATCGGCGTGCTGGACACGGACACCGGCAAGATCTCGTACCCGAAGGGCGCCGTCGCGCCGCCGATCCAGCCCGCCGACTTCGACGTGGCGCGCGGGCTGAGCACCGAGAACTTCTGGACCGACACGCGGACCGGGTTCCAGGTGCTCACGCTGCCCTACGGCGACGGCCAGGCCATGGTGATCGCCCAGTCCATGAAGGGCCTGAACACCACGCTGGGCAAGCTGTCCGTGGTGCTGTTCGTCATCTCCGGCCTGGGCGTGCTGGTCGCGGCGGCGGCGGGCACTGCGGTCGCGCGCACCGGGCTGCGGCCCGTGCAGCGGCTCACCGAGGCCACCGAGCGGGTCGCGAACACCGGTGACCTGCGGCCGATCCCGGTGTCCGGCGACGACGAGCTGGCGCTGCTGTCCCAGCGGTTCAACTCGATGCTCGGCGCGCTCGCCGAGTCGCAGGAGCGGCAGCGCAGGCTGGTCGCCGACGCGGGCCACGAGCTGCGCACGCCGCTGACGTCCATGCGCACCAACCTGGAACTGCTGCTGGCCTCCGAGCGGCCGGGGGCGCCCACGCTGTCCGACGAGGACAAGGCCGAGATCAACGCCGACGTGCGGGCGCAGCTCGACGAGCTGACCCAGCTCATCGGCGACCTGGTGGAGCTGGCCCGCGAGGACGCGCCGCAGTTCGTGCACGAGCCGGTCGACCTGGTGGAGGTCGTGGAGCGGGCGCTCGACCGGGCCAAGCGGCGGGCCACCGGGGACGTGGACTTCCGCGTGCGGCTCCAGCCGTGGACCCTGCTGGGCGACTCGTCGGCGCTGGAGCGCGCCGTGATGAACCTGCTGGACAACGCGGTGAAGTTCAGCCCGCCCGGCGGCGTCGTGCGGCTGGACCTCGCGCAGCTGGGCGACGGCAGCGCCGTGATCGAGGTGGCGGACTCGGGCACCGGCATCGCCGACGCCGACCTGCCGCACGTCTTCGAGCGCTTCTACCGCTCGCAGGAGGCGCGCACGCTGCCCGGCTCCGGGCTGGGCCTGGCGATCGTGAAGCAGGTCGCCGAGCGCCACGGCGGCGCCGCCTACGCGGGCCGAGCGCCGGAGGGCGGAGCGCTGTTCACCCTCCGCCTCCCCGGCCGCCCCGCGCCGCTGCCCGCGCCGAACCCGGTCAGCCCTTCGTCGAACCCAGGGTGA
- a CDS encoding carbohydrate ABC transporter permease: protein MIVKPARVVLHAFLVLTCLATLAPLLWALYASLRTYDDTARNGYFSVAEGLTLENFGNAWTQADLPHYYLNTLVVTLPALVLVLLFSSMVAFGVSRFGFRFNIALLMLFTAGNLLPQQVVVTPLYRLYLLTPVPEWLSDSGLLLDSQFGLVLIHVAFQSGFCVFVLSNYMKTIPRELGEAARVDGAGVFRQYWQVILPLCRPALAALATLEFTWIYNDFLWALVLVQTGEKMPITSALQNLKGTFFVDNNLVAAGSLLVALPTLVVFFVLQRQFVGGLTLGSTKG, encoded by the coding sequence GTGATCGTGAAACCCGCGCGCGTCGTGCTGCACGCGTTCCTCGTCCTCACCTGCCTGGCGACGCTCGCCCCGCTGCTGTGGGCGCTCTACGCCTCGCTGCGCACCTACGACGACACCGCGCGCAACGGCTACTTCTCCGTCGCGGAGGGCCTGACGCTGGAGAACTTCGGGAACGCGTGGACGCAGGCCGACCTGCCCCACTACTACCTGAACACGCTGGTCGTCACGCTGCCCGCGCTGGTGCTCGTGCTGCTGTTCAGCTCGATGGTCGCCTTCGGGGTGTCGCGCTTCGGCTTCCGGTTCAACATCGCGCTGCTGATGCTGTTCACCGCGGGCAACCTGCTGCCGCAGCAGGTGGTCGTCACCCCGCTGTACCGGCTGTACCTGCTCACGCCGGTGCCGGAGTGGCTCAGCGACAGCGGGCTGCTGCTCGACTCGCAGTTCGGCCTGGTGCTGATCCACGTGGCGTTCCAGTCCGGGTTCTGCGTCTTCGTGCTCAGCAACTACATGAAGACCATCCCGCGCGAGCTGGGCGAGGCCGCCCGGGTCGACGGCGCCGGGGTGTTCCGCCAGTACTGGCAGGTGATCCTGCCGCTGTGCCGGCCCGCCCTCGCCGCGCTGGCGACGCTGGAGTTCACCTGGATCTACAACGACTTCCTGTGGGCGCTGGTGCTCGTGCAGACCGGCGAGAAGATGCCGATCACCTCGGCGCTGCAGAACCTGAAGGGCACGTTCTTCGTGGACAACAACCTCGTCGCGGCGGGTTCGCTGCTCGTGGCGCTGCCCACGCTCGTCGTGTTCTTCGTGCTCCAGCGGCAGTTCGTCGGCGGCCTCACCCTGGGTTCGACGAAGGGCTGA